In Phocoena phocoena chromosome 19, mPhoPho1.1, whole genome shotgun sequence, a genomic segment contains:
- the LOC136137936 gene encoding keratin, type I cytoskeletal 17-like isoform X2, whose amino-acid sequence MTTSNRQFFSSNSVRGSSGLGGSSSLTSGQLSGSLGNALGGGSYSGCYSFGSGGGYGGGFGGGDGMLGGSEKATMQNLNDRLASYLEKVHALEEANTDLEVKIRDWYLKQTPGPTSDYSSYFKIIEDLRNQILMATTDNANVLLQIDNTRLAADDFRTKFETEQALRVSVETDINGLRRVLDELTLAKADLEMQIENLKEELVYLRKNHEEEMKVLRGQVGGEISVEMDAAPGVDLSRILNEMREQYEKMADKNRKDAEDWFFSKTEELNREVASSSEMVQSSKSEISELRRTMQNLEIELQSHLSMKASLENSLAETENRYCLQLSQIQGLVCSVEEQLAQLRCEMGQQSQEYKILLDVKTRLEQEIATYRRLLEGEDAQLTQHKSREPVTTRQVRTIVEEVQDGRVISSREQVQQTNQ is encoded by the exons ATGACCACCAGCAACCGGCAGTTCTTCTCCTCCAACTCCGTCAGGGGCTCCTCTGGCCTGGGGGGCAGCTCATCCCTCACCTCCGGCCAGCTGTCTGGCAGCCTGGGCAATGCCCTTGGGGGCGGCAGCTACTCTGGCTGCTACAGCTTCGGCTCTGGAGGCGGCTA TGGCGGTGGCTTTGGAGGTGGTGATGGGATGCTGGGGGGCAGCGAGAAGGCCACCATGCAGAACCTCAACGACCGCCTGGCCTCCTACCTGGAGAAGGTGCACGCCCTGGAGGAGGCCAACACTGACCTGGAGGTGAAGATCCGCGACTGGTACCTGAAGCAGACCCCAGGGCCGACTTCCGACTACAGCTCCTACTTCAAGATCATCGAGGACCTGAGGAACCAG ATCCTCATGGCCACCACAGACAATGCCAATGTCCTGCTGCAGATCGACAACACTCGTCTGGCTGCTGATGACTTCCGTACCAA GTTCGAGACGGAGCAGGCCCTGCGCGTGAGCGTGGAGACCGACATCAATGGCTTGCGCAGGGTGCTGGATGAGCTGACCCTGGCCAAAGCCGACCTGGAGATGCAGATCGAGAACCTCAAGGAGGAGCTGGTCTACCTCCGGAAGAACCACGAGGAG GAGATGAAAGTCCTGCGAGGCCAGGTGGGTGGTGAGATCAGCGTGGAGATGGACGCCGCCCCCGGCGTGGACCTGAGCCGCATCCTGAATGAGATGCGCGAACAGTACGAGAAGATGGCGGACAAGAACCGCAAGGATGCCGAAGACTGGTTCTTCAGCAAG ACAGAGGAACTGAACCGCGAGGTGGCCAGCAGCAGCGAGATGGTGCAGAGCAGCAAGAGCGAGATCTCAGAGCTCCGGCGCACCATGCAGAACCTGGAGATCGAGCTGCAGTCCCATCTCAGCATG AAAGCATCTCTGGAGAACAGCCTGGCGGAGACAGAGAACCGCTACTGCCTGCAGCTGTCCCAGATCCAGGGACTGGTCTGCAGCGTGGAGGAGCAACTGGCCCAGCTGCGCTGCGAGATGGGACAGCAGAGCCAGGAGTACAAGATCCTGCTGGACGTGAAGACGCGGCTGGAGCAGGAGATCGCCACCTACCGCCGCCTGCTGGAGGGCGAGGATGCCCA gcTGACTCAGCACAAGTCCAGAGAAC CTGTGACCACCCGCCAGGTGCGCACCATTGTGGAAGAAGTCCAGGATGGCAGGGTCATCTCCTCCCGCGAGCAGGTCCAACAGACCAACCAGTGA
- the LOC136137936 gene encoding keratin, type I cytoskeletal 17-like isoform X1 has protein sequence MTTSNRQFFSSNSVRGSSGLGGSSSLTSGQLSGSLGNALGGGSYSGCYSFGSGGGYGDGDYGSGGYGSGGYGCGFGGRGGSVGTGGGGFGGGDGMLGGSEKATMQNLNDRLASYLEKVHALEEANTDLEVKIRDWYLKQTPGPTSDYSSYFKIIEDLRNQILMATTDNANVLLQIDNTRLAADDFRTKFETEQALRVSVETDINGLRRVLDELTLAKADLEMQIENLKEELVYLRKNHEEEMKVLRGQVGGEISVEMDAAPGVDLSRILNEMREQYEKMADKNRKDAEDWFFSKTEELNREVASSSEMVQSSKSEISELRRTMQNLEIELQSHLSMKASLENSLAETENRYCLQLSQIQGLVCSVEEQLAQLRCEMGQQSQEYKILLDVKTRLEQEIATYRRLLEGEDAQLTQHKSREPVTTRQVRTIVEEVQDGRVISSREQVQQTNQ, from the exons ATGACCACCAGCAACCGGCAGTTCTTCTCCTCCAACTCCGTCAGGGGCTCCTCTGGCCTGGGGGGCAGCTCATCCCTCACCTCCGGCCAGCTGTCTGGCAGCCTGGGCAATGCCCTTGGGGGCGGCAGCTACTCTGGCTGCTACAGCTTCGGCTCTGGAGGCGGCTACGGCGACGGCGACTACGGCAGCGGCGGCTATGGCAGCGGTGGCTACGGCTGCGGCTTCGGCGGCCGCGGCGGCAGCGTTGGCACTGGTGGCGGTGGCTTTGGAGGTGGTGATGGGATGCTGGGGGGCAGCGAGAAGGCCACCATGCAGAACCTCAACGACCGCCTGGCCTCCTACCTGGAGAAGGTGCACGCCCTGGAGGAGGCCAACACTGACCTGGAGGTGAAGATCCGCGACTGGTACCTGAAGCAGACCCCAGGGCCGACTTCCGACTACAGCTCCTACTTCAAGATCATCGAGGACCTGAGGAACCAG ATCCTCATGGCCACCACAGACAATGCCAATGTCCTGCTGCAGATCGACAACACTCGTCTGGCTGCTGATGACTTCCGTACCAA GTTCGAGACGGAGCAGGCCCTGCGCGTGAGCGTGGAGACCGACATCAATGGCTTGCGCAGGGTGCTGGATGAGCTGACCCTGGCCAAAGCCGACCTGGAGATGCAGATCGAGAACCTCAAGGAGGAGCTGGTCTACCTCCGGAAGAACCACGAGGAG GAGATGAAAGTCCTGCGAGGCCAGGTGGGTGGTGAGATCAGCGTGGAGATGGACGCCGCCCCCGGCGTGGACCTGAGCCGCATCCTGAATGAGATGCGCGAACAGTACGAGAAGATGGCGGACAAGAACCGCAAGGATGCCGAAGACTGGTTCTTCAGCAAG ACAGAGGAACTGAACCGCGAGGTGGCCAGCAGCAGCGAGATGGTGCAGAGCAGCAAGAGCGAGATCTCAGAGCTCCGGCGCACCATGCAGAACCTGGAGATCGAGCTGCAGTCCCATCTCAGCATG AAAGCATCTCTGGAGAACAGCCTGGCGGAGACAGAGAACCGCTACTGCCTGCAGCTGTCCCAGATCCAGGGACTGGTCTGCAGCGTGGAGGAGCAACTGGCCCAGCTGCGCTGCGAGATGGGACAGCAGAGCCAGGAGTACAAGATCCTGCTGGACGTGAAGACGCGGCTGGAGCAGGAGATCGCCACCTACCGCCGCCTGCTGGAGGGCGAGGATGCCCA gcTGACTCAGCACAAGTCCAGAGAAC CTGTGACCACCCGCCAGGTGCGCACCATTGTGGAAGAAGTCCAGGATGGCAGGGTCATCTCCTCCCGCGAGCAGGTCCAACAGACCAACCAGTGA